The Alteromonas macleodii ATCC 27126 genome segment CGCAACGTGTAAACGTGGGCATGGTAGGGATTAATGTACCTATTCCTGTGCCAGTTGCTTACCACACCTTTGGGGGCTGGAAGCGCTCTGCATTTGGTGATACCAACCAGCACGGTATGGAAGGGGTGAAATTCTGGACCAAGGTTAAGACCATTACGCAGCGCTGGCCTGATGGCTCAGATACGAACGACAACGCCTTTGTTATTCCAACCATGGGCTAAGTGAGGAGACTATTATGACCACAGTTGCATTTATTGGCCTAGGTAATATGGGCTCAGGGATGGCAGATAACCTGGTTAAGAACGATTACAACGTATTGGCTTTTGACTTAAGCGAAGCGGCACTGGCCAAAGCCAAAGAAGCAGGCTGCACTATTGCGCAAAGTACCGAGCAAGCTGCTGCTGAGGCCGACATCGTTATCACTATGTTACCAGCAGGCAAGCACGTAAAAGATATCTATTCAAATCAGATCTTGGCTTCTGTCCGCGAAGGCACCTTGCTTATTGATTGCTCCACCATCGACGTAGAGACGGCGAAGAGTGTGTCAGAATTGGCAGAAAAAAAAGGCCTTAAAATGCTGGATGCGCCGGTTTCTGGTGGTGTTGCAGCGGCTGCGGGCGGCACACTCACGTTTATGGTGGGTGGCGACGCTGATGCCTTTGACAAAGCCCATGGTGTGCTTAGCGCAATGGGCAAAAAAATCGTTCATGCGGGCGGCCATGGCGCGGGACAAGCAGCAAAGATTTGTAACAACATGTTACTTGGCGCGACCATGATTGCGACGTGTGAAAGCTTCCAGCTGGCACAAAAACTTGGCTTAGATGCGCAAGTGTTCTTCGATATCGCTTCAAATGCCTCGGGACAGACATGGTCAATGACCACCTACTGCCCTGTAAAAGGTGTAGGGCCACAAAGCCCTGCTGATAACGATTTTGCTGGCGGTTTCGCTTCTGCGCTTATGCTCAAAGACTTGGGGCTGGCCATGCAGGGCGCGAAGGGCGTCAACGCGCAAGTACCTATGGGTGAGCTTGCTGCAAAGTGGTTTGAAATGCATTGCGAAGAAGGCAATGCAGGGATGGATTTCTCTTCAATAATCAACCGATTAGCGTAAGAGAAAACCAACAGTTCTCCGACGGCTACTTTCCCTCAGAAAAGGTGGCCTTCTTACTGAGCGAGTAAAGGATTTTACTCGCTCTTTTTTTATCATTTCCCTACCTATCTCGCTTGTTTTTGCGCTGTTGCTACCTCGCTAGCTCCCTTACCAAGCGGAATTGTTCCTTTGTTATTTAGTGTTCCCTTTTCATCATCCAGAAGCCATTTTTAGGTGGCTTATTCGTTCTCACTCACATGGTTAAAACGAGCCAATTCGGCGTTCGGTCTACATCTTGCAGTCCCGTATTTAGCCTAAGAAATTTACACTGCATTAAAGGGCTAAATTTTATACCCCCTTATGCGAAGCGATACTTTTATGACCGTAAAAATATTATACGTTTTAATGACTTACTTAATTCACTAAGCAATTTCACTAAACACATTGGTTCTCTATATCGCTCACTTAGAGCGCGCTTTGAGAAACAGAGTGTCGCTAATTTCTAACGTTCAATTTCCTAAATTCAGTAAGTAAAAATAAAAGGAACACACTATGAAAAAGCGTATTGTTGCCGCTTCGACGGCAATTGTAACTATTGGTTGTATTTTCGCCTTTATCGATACAGCCCCCTCGGGCAAAAAAGAGGTAGCAGCGGCGAATGCTGAGACAAAACCTGTTGGTAAAGAAAACGCTGTTGAAAGGCAACGAAACGGCAAAGTGTTATCGACAGGTGTCGATAACTTCAAACCAAAAAATGAAGCCGAGCTAAAAGCTCAGGCTACAACTACTACTAACGGTAAATCAGAGAAAGACACCATCGTCTGGACAACATCAGAAGATGGCAAAAAGGTACTTGAAGCAGAAGGCTATATTCCCGCTGACGTAACCGATGAAGCTTACATTGAGCTTGATCGTGAAGAATTAATGACGGTAGAAGTTGGCGAGTATCTCGATTTATACATCCCACAGTTCGGTGGCAGTTACACCGGTGAAGTTGATCACGTTGTCACTCATCCAAACGGCGATCGTACCGTAGAGGCCCACATCCCAGGTGCGGGCTCTCTCTACGCCGCTGTTATAACGCTTGGCGAAAACGCCACCTACGGAAACTTAGCCACGCCTCGCGACGTGTTTGTGCTTGAAGGCAATGATAAATACGCGTGGATCGCACCAAAGTCTTCAATGATGCAAAACCACATCGAACGTGAACCCGACAGCGAACGCCCGCTTAGCGACGACAACGCTGAAGAAGTCTTCGATCTCGGCCAAAACTAATCCCCTAGTGCCTGTTGAGCTTCACAGGAAATTCAACAAGCTCAAATAAAACAACAAGAAGGAAATAAAAATGAAACACACATTTAAGTGTTTAACGGCAATGGCAGTTTCACTGCTTTGTGCAACATCAGTAACAGCAGCCACCATCGATGTAATGGTGCTTTACACCCAACCTGCTGCAAACAATGTGTCTAATATCGACACTAAAATTAACCAATACATCTCACACGCCAACCGTGTTTATCAAAATAATGCGGTAGATCTACAGTTGCGTTTAGTGGGCGCTCAGTCATCTGCTGCTACATCTAGTGACCTTCAACCTACCGAAAGTGCGCTAGACTTGTTAACTGATAGCAGTGGTGTGCAAAACGCACGATCTTCAAACGGCGCAGACATGGTTGTGCTTTTAGGTAATCGTGAAAACATTTATGAAGGCGGTCAGCTAGTGGGTTACGTGTGCGGCATTGGCTGGGTAGGTCAAGGCAACAACGGTACACTGTATTCTAGCTCGCAAAGCCGCATGTACAGCATTAGCGCCGTTGATTGCGGTCTGTCCACATTTGTTCATGAACTCGGTCACAACATGGGCTTAGGCCACTCTGTTCGCCAAGGTTCAGTAGGCGGTGTATATAATGATGGTATCGGTCACGGCGTTGATAATAACTTCTCAACTATCATGGCCTATCCTCAGGCATTCGGTAGTGCCACCCAGCTAGACTATTTCTCTGACCCTTACTGGTCAGGCTGTAATGGCCAAGCCTGTGGCGTTGAAAACGAATCTAATGCTTACCGCGCAGTAAATGCGGTTATTAACCAAATTGCTAACTACTTCTAAGTAAGTAATTAATTAGGGGATAAATAAGGGAAAGCAGCCTTGCTTTCCCTTCTACCTAACCCCCTGCGGATTGTTTACTCTTTAGGCTGCGTCAACATGTCATCATACGCATCCATTTCCCAAGGCAGTTCGCCTGGGCTGGTATCGAGGAAGTGCAGATAACTTTCGAACTGATCTAAGATGTCCTTAGTAATACTCTCTTTGTCATATCCGTAAATATCGTAAGCTTGCCCTCCGCGGCGAAGGAACACTTCAGCGCGAAAATATTTTTCCGACTCGTCTTCTTCTGAACGCAGCTCTGCGTAGCTAAACCCTGGCACTAAATATTCAGTCATACGAATATCGTAGATAAAGTCCATGTGATCGTGACGCTCAACAGTGAAGGTGGCCCTTCCCGTTTCCTCATCAAGCTTAACAAACGCCTCCCACTCTCGCGCTTTCAAAGCAGCCTGTACGTCTTTCATCGCTGCAATCACAGTTTTATCAATAAACTCATGCACCTCATTTCGGCTTGGGTAATCTACCATTGCTGCGAGTCGGCCTTTTAGGCTAGTCGAGCGACCGTGGTTTCTATTAAGCGTATTCGCCTTCAAACTGTTGTTTCGGTAGCCTTCAATGACTAGCGCACGCCATAGACCTGCTACAGACGCTAGCATAATGAAGGCGAATGGTAAGGCGCTCGCAATGGTCATCGTTTGCAGGGCATTCAGCCCGCCAGCCAACAGCAACACTGCAGCAACGGTTCCTTCCAGACACGCCCAGAAGATACGCTGCCAAACCGGGCTTTCTTCTTTACCACCAGAAGCAAGAGAATCGATAACCAACGACCCAGAATCTGATGACGTCACGAAGAACGTAATGATCAATAACACGGTCAAGCCTGACATGATTGACGCGCCAGGTAGCAAATCATAAAGTTTGAACAACGCAACCGCTTCGTTTTCCTGCACATCGCTAATGAGTGTGGTAACACCTTGGTTCATAATGGCATTTAGCGCGGTGTCGCCAAACACGGAAAACCAAAGGAAAGTGAACATGGTAGGCACAAGCATTACACCAAAAACAAACTGCCTAATGGTTCTGCCTCGACTTATTTTGGCGATAAACATGCCTACAAACGGCGCCCAAGCGATGGTCCAGCCAAAAATAAACAGCGTCCAGTTCCCAATCCAATCGCTGCGACTGTAGGCCTGAAGATTAAAGGTACGTTCAATGATGCCGTTGATATAACTTCCTGTGTTCTGTAAAAAGGTTTCTAAAATATGAACCGTTTCTCCGAAGATAAAAACGGTACTCATAAGCGATACAGCCAGAACCATATTAAGAATTGATAGCCTTTTAATGCCCTTATCCATGCCCGCGATAACCGATATTGTTGCGGCCATGGTTACGATAGCAATGGTGCCTACCTGCACCATGATATCAATGGGGATATCGCCAGAAAGATAGTTAAGCCCCGCATTGATCTGTGTAACGGATAGTCCGAGTGTAGTGGCGATACCAAATAATGTACCGAGAATGGCGAATACATCTACCGCATGACCCATAGGGCCATAAATTTTATCCCCTATCAGCGGATACAAAGCCGAACGGATAGACAAGGGCAAGCCATGTCGAAAAGCAAAATAGGCAAGAACCAAACCGACTAGCCCGTAGATCGCCCAGATGTGAAAGCCCCAATGAAAAAATGCGATTTGCATGGCTTGTTTCGCCGCATCAACAGTTTCAGCTGCTCCTGCAGGCGGTGAAGAATAGTGTAGAACAGGCTCTGCTACGCCAAAGTAGAGCAGCGCTACGCCGTAGCCTGCTGAGAACAACATAGAAAACCATTCGGGAAAGCTATATTGAGGCTCTGCATGATCGGGCCCCAACTTTATGTTTCCCCAGCTAGATGATGCTACCGATACAATGAATACCAAAAAGATAGCGACCGACAACATGTAAAACCAACCAAAGGTTTCTGTAATCCATGCCAATGTACTATCGAAGGCCTCGCCGGCAAGTTCGGGGTTGCTGATGGTTCCGATCACCAGAAGCAAAATAATGACGACGGCGGGGAGAAATACAGGAAGAAGAATGGTGGAGTTGTTTACTTGGCCTTTCATAGCAAATCCCTTTTCACTGACAGGAAAGTTGAAACCCTGCGAAAACTTAAAAGCTGTTTTTTTCTACTAGTGAGGATTTGCTTTGGTTCAGATAATTACCCAGATATATTCTTTTCTTGGCGCTACAGACCGTGATTTCAAGTAATTAAGACGCTCCAAGCGGCAACGACCTGCTTTGGAACAAGAGATTAAAGGGCTTGATTGCCGCTAGCGTATCAAAAATAATCAGACATAGATAAATAGCGCTGCCTGATATGTTCAATTAACAGCTTAATTTTTCGAGATGGCTGGCGGCTGTAAGGATAAACGGCATAAACGCCTAACACCTTACCTACCCGCTCTGGAAACAAATCGACCAGTGTTCCATTACATAAATCTTCGAATACCAAACATTTAGGTACGTAGGCAATACCTCTACCAGCAAGAGCTGCTTTGCGAAGCGCCCCTGCATTGTCACTTGAAAATGCGCCATCTACGGTGATGGTGTAACTGCCTTGAGACGACGTAAACTCCCACTCCCTTGCGCCGGATGTGTGGTAGGAATACAACAAACAGTTGTGAAAGCTCAAATCCTCTGGTGCTTTGGGCCTGCCTTTTCGTCTAATGTAATCCGGCGATGTGCAAACCACCCAATGGGAATCTAAAAAGTGCCGCGCGATCAGACTTGAGTCTTCCAAATATCCCGTTCGAATAACAAGATCAAACCCTTCCTCGACTAGATTTACAAATCGATTATCTAGAGACATATCAACGCTTAACCCTGGATGAAGTGTACAAAACTCAGCTACCGCATCGGCTAACAGTAAATCGCCCGAAATCGTTGGAACCGACATTTTAATGTGCCCGGATATTTGTTCACTGTATCCAGAAATTGTGTCGATAGCTTCCTGCGTGGACGCCTTTACATTCATGGCGCCTTGCTTCAAAGCTTGACCCGCTTCGGTAAGCGTGAGTTTGCGAGTAGTGCGATACAAAAGCTGCGTTCCCAGCTCTTTTTCAAGCTTTGCTATTCGCTTACTGACTACCGAGTTGGTAATGTTGTTCGCCTCTGCCACTTTGCTAAAACTGCCCATCTCCGCAATTTGTGCAAAGAGAATTAAATCGTCTGCTCTCACGTTATTACTTCACTTTTGGAAAAGATAAATTTCATTGTTGCCGTATATCCCTAAGGCGAGAAACGTTATATTTTTATCAAGTTAATTACAATCGATTAAAGACATGATTATTTCATCGCCGACTGATTATCGACGCGCTGCGCAAAAAATATTACCGCCGTTCCTATTTCACTACATTGATGGTGGTGCCTATCGAGAGCATACACTTAAACGCAATGAAACTGACTTGGCTGACATTGCATTAAAGCAGCAAGTGCTGAGAAATATGTCGTCGCTTGACCTTTCTACAACGGTCTTTGGTGAACAATTGGCTTTACCTATTGCCCTTGCTCCCGTGGGATTAACCGGAATGTATGCGCGACGTGGTGAAGTGCAAGCCGCTAAAGCGGCAGCAAACAAAGGCATCCCGTTTACCATGTCGACGGTGTCAGTATGTCCTATTGAAGAAGTCGCACCAGCCATTGAACGTCCAATGTGGTTTCAGCTCTATGTGCTTCGCGATCGCGGCTTTATGAAGAATGTTCTGGAGCGCGCCAAAGCAGCGGGTGTAACAACGTTGGTCTTTACCGTAGATATGCCTGTACCAGGGGCTCGCTATCGCGATAAACACTCCGGTATGAGTGGGCCATTTGCTGCAAGCCGTCGCGTACTGCAAGCGATGACCCATCCTCGTTGGGCATTTGATGTAGGCGTATTCGGTAAGCCTCATGATCTTGGCAACATTTCTACTTATCGTGGCGAACCGACCCAGTTGGAAGACTATATTGGCTGGTTGGGCGCCAATTTCGATCCGTCTATCAGTTGGAAAGACTTAGAATGGATCAGAGAGTTTTGGGACGGCCCAATGATTATCAAAGGCATTTTAACTGAACAAGATGCCAAAGATGCCCTGAGTTTTGGCGCAGAAGGCATTGTAGTATCCAATCACGGCGGTCGTCAGCTAGATGGCGTGCTTTCTACCGCTAAGGCTCTTCCAGCGATTGCTAGCGCGGTGAAAGGCGATCTAAGTATTTTCGTAGACTCAGGTATTCGTAACGGCTTGGACGTGGTGAGAATGCTGGCGTTAGGTGCCGATTGTACTTTACTAGGGCGCTCTTTTATTTATGCACTTGCTGCTGAAGGCCAACAAGGGGTAGAGAACTTACTCGATCTGTACAAACAGGAAATGCATGTCGCGATGACACTATGCGGCGCAAAATCAGTCAGTGAACTTAACCTCGACTCTCTCGCTTCTTAGTATCGCTGGCACCAAGGCCACTAAAAAGACCCCCAGTAATTGGATAGTCCAACTAATGGGGGTCACTGCATTTTTTACGGCTCTTTTATCAATGCACAAGTGGCTGGAAGTGTTATTTGCGCTTAATGATGCCCACCACAACAACTTCCATCATGCTCAGCCCAGTTTTTAAGTTTGGTGGTTTTGCCTATTCCCGGGTTAAAACTATTGGTGGGGTCTAATTCTCGGTAAAAGTTCTTCAGCGCATCTTTTGCAAAGTACTCGTGTCCCACATTGTGCTCTGCTGGGTATTCAGCGCTTCTCGCATCAAAAGTTTCCAGAATTTTACCCTTTAACAATTTGGCATCCGCCCCTTTTTTCAACACGTAATTCTGGTGCATTACGTGGCAGAATAAATGGCCGTAATACAGTTTCGTGTCTATCTGGTCGTCTATTTCTCTAGGCAGCACTTCAAACCAGTCAGGATCGTTACGGCGAAGTGCAACATCGATGGTCATCATAGCGCCCACGTCTTTGCTGTGCATCACGTGGTAACGACCTATCGCGCCACCAGCAACAAAGCGATGCAAAATAGCCTTATCAGCTTCTTCTTCTGTACACTCAAAATAACTACCTTCATTGGTTTTAAAGAAAGCATCAAGGTAGGCTTTGGCCTCATCTACCCCGTCGTTGCTCATCTCCAATATCCAATGATGCTGATACTTGTCTCTGTACTCTTCCATTCGCTTAGGCAAGTGGTTAGGAAAAACGTAGCTCATATACTGCATAACGCGATCTGACATTTTGTTGGGTAAGAAGCCCAGCTTGTCAGTAAATGCGTCAAATTTGCGCTTAAATGCAAACAGCTTAGGAATAAATTTGGCGCCAAGCTTGCTGATAACGATAAACATATCTTTACCGTATTTCTTTGATACGTCGTAGCAATCTCGGTGAAGGTACTCACCCGAGTCAGGCAAGTTCTTGAAAGTAGAAAGTATGTCGCGACGCACTTTGGTAAACACAGCGGCGTCGTTAGACCCCACATAAAATACCTGTTTTTTCTCAGGAATAGGAAAGGTGTCTAGCCTCACTGCGAACACGGCAAGCTTACCCGCGCAGCCTGAAGCTTCATGAAGTCTTCTGCCGTCATTGTTGAAGCGCGAAGGTGTGTCTGAATCAACGTCTCGAACTCGTTCATCATACTCGTTGTCTGATGCACGAGCGTCAGGGTGCTGAACGTCAGCTTCTTTGTAACGTTTGTTCTCAAGATTATTCAGAATTTCTTCTGGCTCACTACCTAGGTTAATCCCCAGATTGTTTACCAAAGATAGATTGCCATTAGCGTCGATTTGGGCAAAAAGCGCTAATTCAGTATAGGCAGGGCCTCGCTTGACCAAAGCACCACCTGAATTGTTACATATTCCCCCCACGATCGATGCGCCAATACATGAAGAACCAATCACAGAGTGAGGTTCGCGACCATAAGGCGCAAGCGTCTCTTCCAATCCAAACAAGGTACTCCCAGCCAAGCCAACGATTTGCCTTCCGTCGTCAACTAACTGAATATCATCAATACGCATAGTACTGATAATAACGAGAGGCCTGTCGTAATCTTTACCATCTGGCGTAGAGCCGCCCGTTAACCCTGTATTGGCCGCCTGCATAATAACCGCAACGTCGGCTTCAACACACAGCTTAAGCACGCGCCAAATTTCGACAAGCGTTCCTGGGCGCACTACCGCAAGCGCTTCGCCCGCGCCAAAACGAAACCCTTTAGTGTAAGGCTGCTTCTTCGCTTTATCAGTTAACAAATAGGCCTGCCCTACTACATCGCGCATTGATGCAATCAAAGACTGAGTGTCAACGTTTACGGTCATGGTTCTCTCTGTGTGTTGAAATAATGGAAGGAATGACTTGGTGTTGAACTATACACTAACACCATTATTAACAAAGGGGGCAAGCCGCTTTTATCGAGATAATTTACTTATATTTAATTCGTTGAACACTTAGAGGCTCTAGCATTTAAGCAAAACTTACAGGCGTTTTTCACTGTTACATTTTGTTACGCTTTGGAGGAGCAAGTTAGACCAGAGGAGTATTGTAAAGCCAATGTATAGTTCGTAAGGTTGATAGACACGAAAAGGAGCTTTCATGTCACATCAAGCGTTCGTTTTAACAAGAAAAAGTTTTTCAGAAAATACTAGAAGGGATGGGGCTTACGAACGATTCCTAAGTATTTTGCCGTCATGTGGATTTGTCGTCACAACCGGTGCGATTCATCCACCTCGAAGCGTGCTTAATAACACCTATACCTTCTTTATCGATGCGCAGTATTGTGACTCTGCCGCTATGCTCAACTTGCCTGTAGTCAACGATAACCCAGAGTTGAACAAAGTCATTTTCAACGTGCCAGAGTCTGACGTCGATTTTCATTATGCGGCACTGCAACATGGTATTAATGGTATTTTCCATATTGAAGATAGCTTAGAACTTCTGGTTCGCGGTGTTCAACAAGTTCAGGCGGGCAACAAATGGTTCAGTCGCGAGATTATGAGTCGCTATATTGATGCCAATTTAGTATCTAAAGCAAAACCCGTTGCTGCACTTCAATCGTCACATACTGTGCTGACCAAGAGGGAATTGGCCATCACACGCAAAATTGCAGATGGTGCCCAAAATCAGGAGATTGCAGACTGCTTACACATCAGCGTAAATACGGTGAAAACTCACGTTTACAGCATATTTAGAAAGACGGACTGCCGAAATCGCGTTGAACTTATAAAGTGGTTCGATCATCAGTTTAGCCAACCACAACAAGTAAGCATCTAAACTGATAACCCATTGAATTTAATTGCGTATGGCGCTTACGCTTTTGCGCGCCATACGCCTTTCTCCATTCCTTGTAACACCAACTCAGTCACCGCTTTTTCTATACTTTGTTTAACGCACTCGAACATGGGTTCATTAGTCGTGTAGCCCGTTTCTGCTTCAAGCAAACGCTTAAGCGAAACATACCTAAACAGGCCTGCTCTCACCTCCTGGCTTAGTACTTTCTTAGATGTTGAAACCGACACCAATACTTGACCTGTTCTCACGTCAACTGCACGCATGTAAATTGAGATTTGATCTTCCCTAAACAGCTCACTCGCTCCAATGCCAAAGTACTCTACGCCAGCGCCGCCGGTACGAATGTTGGTATCGTAGCTAATTATCCCACCTTCTATAATAATTCTCGCTGTCGTGAGTGGCGGCAAATCGCCTCCGCTGCTTTCGTCGGCTCTAATTATTTTGCGTTCGGTAAGAATGTTCTGCAGCCCTTCACGCTCCACAGGTAAAAACCAGGATGTCTCGCTTAAGGTCTGAACAAGAATAGAGGTTGCGCCTTGAGTCACCGCAGTAGAAAACGAACTTGCCCCAGTGCTAGGTTTATATTGCCCGGTCTGGTCTCTAAACGCATATACAGAAACCGGAATTTGTCCCATAGGCGCTGGCAAGCTTTTTACTTCAGACAATGTGGCACTGTCTTTAATTACATCAGCGGCCGTTGTATCTGGCGGCAGCGTATTAGTGATGGACTGGCATCCTGCAAGCGCCATGGCCACTATTAAAAAAACGGTACTTCTCATGTGTTTCCCTACCCAAACCGTGGAATTTCAACGACAGTAACCTCACCTGTCAGTAAGTTAGTAATGTTCACAACAATGCTGTCAGGATTACTCGTTATTAGTTCTACCTGAAAGTCACCACTAACAAAAATACTATCCTGATTGAATATGCTGTCTATCGGGTTTCCATCTTCATCATATTCTTGTTCACCGAATGCGATGTCTGTGATTTCGCGGACTATACGATTGATATAGGCGCGTTCGAGTGATTCTTGAAGGCGTTCGTCATAGGAGCGCTCGCTGTAAGGCGCTGTATGAGCGTTTTGTGAATTCGCCTTACTTAATAAAAATGATCCGTTAAGTGGATTACCACCGAATGACGGGTTGATCGGTTCATACACCAACTCTGTTGCTTTCACACTAGCTGAAGTCCACGAGCCAGTCGCGATTAAGGCTGCTATCAATATCCCTTTTTTCATTACCATTCGTCCCCTGCTAAATCTGGGCTTCTACTGTCTATACTCGCGTTTGCCACCGCGTCTAAAACTAACATGATGGCTTGCTGTACTTTTTCATCTAACGGTACTTGTCTACGCCCCATGTACGTTTGATAAACCACTCTATTGTCGTAAATCACCGAAAGAAGAGTACCCGCTTGTGGCACAATAATTTCTTTAACAACAAGGTTCTTACCCGAACTGTCTGGGACTTCTCGCCAGTATTGGCTAATGCGAGAGGCAAATTCGTGGCCTTGGCGGCTAATACTGTTATCGAGCAACAGTCCACCTAGCCGAATTTCTTCTGCGTGAATCGGAGAAAAGAACACACTAAAAAGCAGTGTGATAAGAGAGAAACAATACAAGTACTTCATTTTACTGAATATAGCCGGGCAAACGCCCGGCTACTCACTTTTACATCTGTAGGTTTACATCTGAACAACGGTAGCTACGTTGTAGTCACCAACCTGCGTAACACTTACTGTGCCGCCGTTGCCAGTGATACTACCTGTAACTAAGTTATCGTTACCCATTTGCGTAACTTCAAATGTATTCATATCACCAGAAATAACGAACTGACCACCTGCGTCGTCTGTTACCCAGTTTCCTACGCCTTCTTGCATAACACTAACAATATTGTCGTCACCGTTAACCAATAGGTCTAGTAAGTTAAGCTCGCCCGTTTGCGAAACCATAATTTCGTTGTAGCTTGATGTAACGTTGCTTGCCAACTCAACCGATGCCGTATTTTCAACACCCTCTTGAGACATTTCAATGATGTTGCCATCAGCGTAGTAAGTTGCATCACCAATACCAGCTTGTGCTAACGCCAAGTTGGCATCGCCATCTTGCTCAATTTCAACGGTGTTAAACAGGCCATCGAAATTAACTGTGCTGATTTCATTGGCATCACCTACCTGAGTTAAATCAAACTCGTTGAATAAGCCAATTACGCCAGCATAAGCCGTGTTGCCTTCGCCCACTTGGTTAATTTCGAACGTATTCGCTTGTCCGCCGATAGTTTCTACGGTAGCTAAGTTAACGTCACCGATTTGATCGATATTAACTTCATTGCCAGAGCCTTCAAATACTCCTGTGGTAATCTCGTTGCCATCTCCATCTTGTTCAAACTCTAGCACATTACCGTCGCCAACCATGCTCCAACCCACAGCGTTCTGGTCGCCATCTTGGTCAATTTCAACTTCGTTTTCTGAGCCGACAACGGTTAAATCAGACACGTTGTAATAGCCGTCTTGAATAACATCGATAACGTTTGCATCACCGCTTAGCTCGCGAACATACGATTCGTGCCAGTCACCACTTTGATCAACAAATACCGTATTGTCGTTACCCGCAATGGCATTATTAGCCCAGTTACCACCATCACCCTGATACACTGACAACGTGTTTCCACTGCCCGAAATGCTATTTATTGAGCGATTAAAAATAAAACCGATAGGGCCGCCATCACCTAATTGAACAAGTGAAACTGTGTTATCGTCACCTTCGACAACGACATCGGCTGTACTATTTAAACTATCTTGCTCAGATTCTAAGAAGTTGCCGTTACCTGTGACACTTGCAAAGAAGGTATTACCTGACTGCATTTGCGAAGCTAGTACTTCGTTTGCGTCACCCGTTACTTCTACAAAGATTGCATTTAAGTCACCTTCCTGACTTAAAATAGATTCATTACCTACCTCATTTCCCTCTGGTGCCGTTTGGGTTAGCGTAATTTCATTGCCTTCAGCTGCAGCAATAAAATCTGCGGAAGCACTGAAATCAACTGTCTTACTCGCTGGAACTTCCTGAGCCGATGCCCACCCTGTCGCTGCTACTAAAAGCAATGCACTCGCTATTTTTGTTTTTTTCATTTTCACATTTGTCTCCCTATGGCAATCACATCATTCTTGATATTGTGTGATGTTAATCACCATTTCGTTCCCTATCTGGTAAACAGTAAAAGACTGTTCACCCAATTGATTAACATTGGCTACATTGTCGAACCCATCTTGAATAATCTCGAAATAGTTATTGTTGTTTTGCTGCAGTAAATTAACCACGTTCCCCTCACCCAGCTGTGTGATCAGAGCTTCGTT includes the following:
- the lldD gene encoding FMN-dependent L-lactate dehydrogenase LldD — its product is MIISSPTDYRRAAQKILPPFLFHYIDGGAYREHTLKRNETDLADIALKQQVLRNMSSLDLSTTVFGEQLALPIALAPVGLTGMYARRGEVQAAKAAANKGIPFTMSTVSVCPIEEVAPAIERPMWFQLYVLRDRGFMKNVLERAKAAGVTTLVFTVDMPVPGARYRDKHSGMSGPFAASRRVLQAMTHPRWAFDVGVFGKPHDLGNISTYRGEPTQLEDYIGWLGANFDPSISWKDLEWIREFWDGPMIIKGILTEQDAKDALSFGAEGIVVSNHGGRQLDGVLSTAKALPAIASAVKGDLSIFVDSGIRNGLDVVRMLALGADCTLLGRSFIYALAAEGQQGVENLLDLYKQEMHVAMTLCGAKSVSELNLDSLAS
- the dld gene encoding D-lactate dehydrogenase, which encodes MTVNVDTQSLIASMRDVVGQAYLLTDKAKKQPYTKGFRFGAGEALAVVRPGTLVEIWRVLKLCVEADVAVIMQAANTGLTGGSTPDGKDYDRPLVIISTMRIDDIQLVDDGRQIVGLAGSTLFGLEETLAPYGREPHSVIGSSCIGASIVGGICNNSGGALVKRGPAYTELALFAQIDANGNLSLVNNLGINLGSEPEEILNNLENKRYKEADVQHPDARASDNEYDERVRDVDSDTPSRFNNDGRRLHEASGCAGKLAVFAVRLDTFPIPEKKQVFYVGSNDAAVFTKVRRDILSTFKNLPDSGEYLHRDCYDVSKKYGKDMFIVISKLGAKFIPKLFAFKRKFDAFTDKLGFLPNKMSDRVMQYMSYVFPNHLPKRMEEYRDKYQHHWILEMSNDGVDEAKAYLDAFFKTNEGSYFECTEEEADKAILHRFVAGGAIGRYHVMHSKDVGAMMTIDVALRRNDPDWFEVLPREIDDQIDTKLYYGHLFCHVMHQNYVLKKGADAKLLKGKILETFDARSAEYPAEHNVGHEYFAKDALKNFYRELDPTNSFNPGIGKTTKLKNWAEHDGSCCGGHH
- a CDS encoding helix-turn-helix transcriptional regulator; this encodes MSHQAFVLTRKSFSENTRRDGAYERFLSILPSCGFVVTTGAIHPPRSVLNNTYTFFIDAQYCDSAAMLNLPVVNDNPELNKVIFNVPESDVDFHYAALQHGINGIFHIEDSLELLVRGVQQVQAGNKWFSREIMSRYIDANLVSKAKPVAALQSSHTVLTKRELAITRKIADGAQNQEIADCLHISVNTVKTHVYSIFRKTDCRNRVELIKWFDHQFSQPQQVSI
- a CDS encoding CsgG/HfaB family protein, yielding MRSTVFLIVAMALAGCQSITNTLPPDTTAADVIKDSATLSEVKSLPAPMGQIPVSVYAFRDQTGQYKPSTGASSFSTAVTQGATSILVQTLSETSWFLPVEREGLQNILTERKIIRADESSGGDLPPLTTARIIIEGGIISYDTNIRTGGAGVEYFGIGASELFREDQISIYMRAVDVRTGQVLVSVSTSKKVLSQEVRAGLFRYVSLKRLLEAETGYTTNEPMFECVKQSIEKAVTELVLQGMEKGVWRAKA
- a CDS encoding curli assembly protein CsgF, yielding MKKGILIAALIATGSWTSASVKATELVYEPINPSFGGNPLNGSFLLSKANSQNAHTAPYSERSYDERLQESLERAYINRIVREITDIAFGEQEYDEDGNPIDSIFNQDSIFVSGDFQVELITSNPDSIVVNITNLLTGEVTVVEIPRFG
- a CDS encoding CsgE family curli-type amyloid fiber assembly protein, which encodes MKYLYCFSLITLLFSVFFSPIHAEEIRLGGLLLDNSISRQGHEFASRISQYWREVPDSSGKNLVVKEIIVPQAGTLLSVIYDNRVVYQTYMGRRQVPLDEKVQQAIMLVLDAVANASIDSRSPDLAGDEW